The following is a genomic window from Labeo rohita strain BAU-BD-2019 chromosome 11, IGBB_LRoh.1.0, whole genome shotgun sequence.
TTTTCgaatacttttaaattttttttcccctttatttttttcacatattccattgtatttatttaatttatttttatttttttcaagttccattttttccattttaatttttctggattccatttttttaatggttacatcaacaaaatataaatcaaaaagaatgtcaaattaactgaaatcataaaacttacacaatttaacagcaatttattaaaagtttaacaaaaattacatttttaatgccctatgaattttttctttctcagattcagttttttttaatcaaattctgtgttttccattaatttactggactctattttaatggtttcattaaattttaataatcaaaatcatATCTAATTAgttgattttaatattaaaaaaacattctttattttttctgaaatattgtgttgtgtatttatatttttctggtaaataaattctggtaaatcatttttctggtaaatattacttaaaaataatgttgtaataataattttattattagtggtactatcattacattaagtaatatatttctgtcacagtttcctcaagttaaaccaaacttttattttgaaaagttgctgtgaagacctgtAAGTTTCtctttgtatatgatatgaagatagtttttctcaaaagaaacagtaagatactcatgaagtgactctcagagcagttttagagattgtttatgttcatgtacccatattttataaatagtaaTACAGTAAACCACACCGCgcgtctgcaccattcattTGCATAGAGACATGTAAAACATGCAGgatttcatattcatatttaaatagtatttttgcggctttatattcacagacactagtccatgtTGCATTTTGATCTAAGtgtatttattcatccaaaatttgaaataacatttcacattatACAGTTCATTTTTGAGACTCATACGCATTTTACATCGCAGAAATCATAATGtaacatacacattttttattaattttcatttttattctttcattaatttttacatttatgtttgtatttatgcattaatttacttttattattattcatttccACATGTGTTTATTTccataattatttatgtatatttatgtattttgctTTTCTGTGTGCAGTATGGAAATGTTAGAGGTATCaagtttatttatgcatttatttattttatatttatattcccacattttatatttattcccacatgtatttatttccatatttttctacatttacattttccatattttttacattactaCATTTTACTCTTCTGTGTGCGACTTGGAAATTAGGGATATATCAAGTCATttgttgatatatatatatatatatatttaaaatttccaAATTTTTGGGCCTCCACAAACAGTAGAGTGGTTTATTCCAAATCCACTTATCTAACACAAAAGCTTTCAGTTGCTTTTAACCACAAAGTGTGTTTGTATTGAATTTAACATGATCATATTtcactcttttctctctctgccAGGTACTCTGATGGTCATTTCCCTTCTCTCGATTGTATACGGAGCCCTACGCTGCAATATTCTCGCCATAAAGATACGCTACGACGATTACGAAGTCTCCGTGCGTCCGTTGGCATACCTGTGCGTGTTCCTGTGGCGAGGGTTTGAGATCGCCACACGCGTGGCCGTCCTGGTCCTTTTCAGCTCCGTGTTGAAGGTATGGGTTCTTCCGGTGGTGTCGGCCAACTTCATCCTGTTTTTTCTACACCCGTGGGTTCTCTTCTGGAGCAGCAGCTCTCCATTCCCAGAGAACATTGAAAAGACGTTGACCCGTGTCGGGACCACTATCGTCCTTTGCATGCTGACCTTCCTGTACGCCGGCATCAACGTGTTCTGCTGGTCGGCCGTTCAACTCCGATTGGATGACCCTGACCTGATCGATAAGGGTCAGGCGTGGAGGCGCCTCGCTGTGTATTATTCCCTTCGATTTGTCGAGAACACAGGGCTGACTTTGATGTGGTACATCCACCGGACTGAGTTCTACCAATGGGTGGACGCCCCCGTGTTAGAAATATCGCTGTTATTGGGTTACGCCACAGCTGTGTTCTTCATGTTGCTCTTTTACCAGTTTTGCCATCCTTGCAGGCAACTCTTCTCATCTAGTCCAGCCCAAGGCTTTTGGGAGTGCTGTGGATCCCTCTGCCTGCTTCGTGGGACAATTTCTCAGTCTGGCTCCATGAGGACCAAGCCACAAGGGAAAGACACTGGAGACGATCCACCCTGCGGTACCAAAGGGGACATCGGGCAGAGTTTGTGTGGTGCCGTGTGAGCAAAGCACATCTTAAAGGAATAGATCAGCTAAAAATGACgattctgtcatcgtttactaaCCTTTATGTCATTAGAAATCTGTAGGACTTTCTTCTTCTCcagaaggtattttgaaaaatgcctcCATGTGTTTTGTACTGAAATACGTAGTAGAAATCCCAttaaagatttacgttattttaaaaaatccacattgttttgtacatattttggactatgggggcgccattattttgattatgtaaaatgtttgcaCTTGGTGAGATAgcggcactacctgttgctattcttaccacaactcggaaaataaaatactaatacaatgccacattgtgcggcttttggttgtaattttcagtcgaaggacaacaagagaagcgatatAAGTCTTCATTGCTTTCCTAGCaaaaagaagaggagaaaagaatgggaagatgcctgtgaatgaatgaaactacctaaagacctgcgtctttgttctctacacttcagccctgatgccactgaggcttttagtagaccacagctactgaaagtgcttacaaacggcagaaacaagaaacgctagatgccatccaggcaggatgtaaacatgccgacgccTGTCATGATGGCACAGCATGGATTTTACTTGATATCTGGGGGCGTTTAGACTTGTGGAGGAAAATCTATGGttcagcatttggtttaagcgtAGGCTTATATCCTGtaagtagctgtggtcattgtatcagtattttttccAAGTTTCTTATTCTGAGTTTTGTTGCGGTATATATAGAAACAGgtcgaaataatggcgcccccatagtccaaagtatgtataaaacaatgtggaatttttaaattgtttatttattctcctattcttattgctaggaaagcagtgaagacttaacattgcttctcttgttgtccttcgaattaaaattacaactaaaagctacacaatgtggcattgtatcagtattttactttctgagttgtgttgcggtaaaaatagcaacaggtagcatcAGTATCTCACAGAGTGCGACATTTCACGTCAtggaaataatggcgccccccatagtccaaaatatgtataaaatgatgtggatttttaaattgtttatttactcTCCtattcttatcgctaggaaagcagtgaagacttaacattgcttctcttgttgtcCTTCGAATTAAAGTTACAACTAAAAGCCACACAAtatggcatcgtatcagtaaaATGATGgggatttttaaattgtttatttattctccTATTCTTATTGCTAGTAaagcagtaaagacttacatcgcttcgCTTGTAgtccttcgactgaaaattataatgtggtgcacaatgtggcattgtatcagtgttttattggtaaaaatatataatatatataatagatagTGGCAGTAGCACACCGAAGGCAACCATTTtacataatgaaaataatagcGTCCCCCataatccaaaatatgtataaaacaatgtggatttttaaataacgtacattttcatgggttttctactacatatataagagacatcatttatgttatattaagtcTTAATGGGGTCCAGTGTTTTTTGAACTCCACTGACTTTTATTGCATAAACAAAAGCagtcttaaataaaatatcctCTCTTGCATTCTACAGAAGAACTCATGCAGAACTGTGTATTTTTCCATTtggaacatgagggtgagtaaatgatgacagtatcTTTATTTGTGGAGGAATGTtccctttaaaaacattgtgTGAAGTGCCCTTTAAGGATCTGAAGGGAGAGATTTCTGCCTTGATGTGTGATGGTGGAATGTAAAAGTCAACGTTTGTTGGACTTTGAgatgaaaatactttttcttgtttggtttacaaagcaaacgagCCAGCATGTTCCACTGAAGTGCATGTGAAAATTCCCTAATAAGACGAAACCGCTGCTTTTGTCATGTGATGTGGGAGCGCTCTGTCCCCTGTGCGGTGGTTTGATTAATGTTATAGCTTCTACGCTGTCTCTGTGTCTGGATTATTTAAAGcggatttatttaaaagattgtATTTGCTTGAGTTATAAGctgttgatttttttcccccatcacCTTGAGGGCATTGctttctgaaaaatgtttgaaaacctctcaggtttattatttatactttCTTCTAGTTTATCTTATACTGTGTTTAAGACTGTGAATTAGTCCTGATTGGTCATGTGATAGTGTCCTACATATGGCCTAAATTGCCTGAAACTGCTTTCAATTTATGAATGGTGAGAATTACAGTTGGGTTGCCAGGACCTTCATAATCCTGCaaagattgttttttctttcctttgttTACACTCCTGTTTTGCACTTGTCTCATCTGGGACCTCTTTTGCACATTATTCTGATTTTTcctacaaaaacaaacaaaaaggtcaTTCTTTTTATTGAGGGCAGTAGATGATTGTATCTTAACTTTACTGCCCCCCTGTGGGGAGTCGAATGGtttgaatttattcatttttttcaagactTTGTGATCAGTTACATCTGGAAAGTCCCTCAGAAGATGTCCTTAAGCACTGTATAGAGCACATCACTGCTTTTGATATGTGCAACTGTCAGCAAAacctataataaaataaaggagAATGATATTTTGTCCATGAAGGTACATGCAGTTTtccatgtaatttatttattaatttagaaacatttgtgtttgtattcTCCGTAAGTGaggtaccttttttttttatatatttattaatttttttgctaATAACTTACACTAAATGACAGGCTAACTATAAAGCAGAAAGAGAACTGAGATCATCTGACCATCCCTGTCAGGTTGAGGAACTTTGCTTGATGGTTTCTCATGGGTTCACATTTTTGACAGTATTTCCTGATTTGCTTCTCTGCTTTATATACCAACTCCCTTTCTGTCTTGCGGCTGTCTTCAAAGCCTTTCATCCTCACTTCACATGATCTTCTCTCTCTACACAGTTCAACATCATGGGAAACTTTGCTGCAAATGAAGGACTGTCCATTTTTGTCATTGTAAGAGCTATGCTTTTAGGTTTGGTTTCTTAACTGAATGAACATATGGAAGAacagagatatttttgatgtctATAATTACTTCATCGATCTGCAAAACTTCTCAAACACTCTTCGCTCTGTTTTTCAGCTGGTATGGCTCGGCATCAATGCGTTTCTCTTTGTGCATTTTTACATGGCATTTCTGGTGGATAGATATTATTATACTAGAGTCATCCTTGGGGTAAGTGTCaaatcatttatacattttaaacaattgatttatacaataatgtatacatttatatatttgcaattgtaataatttgtgtagttatatataattaaaaggCACTCCTACGTtaattatatgaaattatattgttaatatacaggtgaagtcaaaagtttatatacaccttgcagaatctgcaaaatgttaattattttattaaaaataatagggatcatacaaaatatgttatttttatgaataagaATAGGAtataataagatatttcacataaaagatgtttgtgtgtagtccacaagagaaaataatagttctatttaatataaaaaggaccctgttcaaaagtttacatacacttgatttttaatactgtgttgttacctgaatgatccccagcttctgaagggcactactaaatgagaaaatataatatttaggcaaaataagaaaaatgtacacatctttattctgttcaaaagtttacacctctGGATCTTAATATATTGTGTTTCTTTCTAAAGCATCAataagcatttgaaccttttgtaatagttgcatatgagttcaccagttgtgctcagtgtgaaaaaatggatctcaaaatcatacagttgtcTTTGGAAAGaggtcaaatacacacacacagacacacaaaaaaaaaacaacagcaaaaaaaaaaaaacaaagaatttgtgggacctgaaggatttttctgaaaaacagcaggcagtttatctgttcaggacaaacaaaggactaatgaacaactatcactaaaaaaacagctgtggatcatttaggtaacaacagagtattgagaatcaagtgtatgtaaacttttgaacagggtcatttttatatcttgtggactatatgtcttTTATGTCAGTgctaggtcagtactaaattaaaaaaaataacatgcattttgtatgatccctcttattttggtaaaataattaacattttgcagaatctgcaaggtgtgtgtaaacttttgacttcaactgtagttTCATATTTGTATATTGTACTCAGATAATGTTTTGTTAGATTCTGCTCTGCATTTTCTGCTCTGCATTTATATGTAGGCCtatatattgttacatttttctcTCAGTACAGTTTTTAATGCATCAGTGAGTATGTTGTTCAGAGTTTAAAATAGGAAATGAaactgtctttctctttctgtctctctcagcATGCTCTCTCATGGGCCAGAGCACCAGCTGCATGTCTGAATTTTAACTGCATGTTGATCCTGCTGCCCGTTTGCAGAAACCTGCTCTCGTTCCTGCGCGGATCCATACAGGTCAGTAAAGGAGCAACAGAGCGAAAGTGAAAGGCTTATCCACTTCATGTAATGAAACATGAAAAAGCTTGAATGTCCTTATTAatggtgtgagtgtgtgtgtgtgttcacagtgctGTAGCCGCACTGCAGCCCGTCAGCTGGACAGAAACCTCACTTTCCACAAACTAGTGGCCTACATGATTGCCCTTCACACAGGTATAGTAAGAAAGACACATTCACTTAATTTACACTTCATTCCCCTAAATCTCAATTAAACGTCTAACATACGCTCaggaaaaaaggtacaaaattgTCACTTGGGTGGTACCCTTTCAAGAGGTACTAGTATgcacctttaaaggggtcatcggatgcccattttccacaagttgatatgattctttagggtcttaaagaaaagtctataacatactttggttaaaaattctcaatggttgtttaaagcaacaccctttttaccttgccaaaatcagctctgcaaaaatcatctcattttggtcgaggctgctttaaatgcaaatgagctctgttcgccccgcccctctcttctctctgtggagtgacgagcctgtttacttgaCTGTTTacttagccgctaaacttgctaactagcacattattaagagaAAGGCGATCGCAGAGATTcttaaaaaaccttatactcacttctgctgtaagtgaagctggatcatgaatgattcgcacgaacatagacggatatatgtagatcgggaggcgcattcccttcacaaacaaacgtaatccactgcatcttcagcggctcagatgtcgggagtaaatgacgaccactacgttcattattacatccagcaacacaacacctcaattgctcaatcggagatattcttgtctaacttaaatCCCtactctggcatcaaaacaaagagggcggactgttacagctgatccgaggtaaacgctcatgtcaatcaactatcgtgggagcggctttgtcggtgtgacgcctcaatgacaggcatctgagaatggctcgatttgaaaaagggaatattatttttacagattaattaaaaaccactgcatggatttttatcattatagggtagatttgtacatacactgacaacacacattaaattttcaaacaacatgtaaaagtgaacttagcatccgatgacgaTACCAATATGTACCTTTTAGGAACAAATTAGGTAAAAAGATGTACCTTTTAGCTTTTGTACCATTTGTAACCTTGCACCACAGTGACAgatttgttccttttttttgagagtttttttaaagaaattaaaaaaaaaaaaaaaaaaaagtacagcaaaacagtcaaattctgaaatatttttaccatttaaataactgttttctatttaaatatattttaaaatataatttattcctgtgatttcaaagctgagattttagcatcattactccagtcacatgatctttcagaaatcattctaataaatTTCAGGTTTCTACTGACTCCggtggtatagtgtataatgttacaaaagctttttatttcagataaatgctgatctttggatgtttctattaatcaaagaatcctgaaaaaatgtttcttgagcagcaaattagcatattagaatgatttctgaaggatcgtgtgacactgaaaactggagtaatgatactgaaaatttagctttgatcacatgaataaattacattttaaaatatattgaaatagcagttattttaaataatacaaatatttcacaatattcctgcttttgctgtattttggatcgaataaatgcaggcttggtgagcagaaggacttctttaaaaaacataaaacatcttacagttcaaaaacttttgactggcagtgtatgtatGATGTTTTATGAATAAGCCTTGCTGATTATGTCCTGTATATTCTCCCAGCCATCCACATTATAGCTCACTTGTTCAACTTTGAGAGATTCATGGATTCCCAGCTTATGATCAACAACAGCTACCTACCTTACGTGCTTTCTCAGATTGGAAACAATGACAACAGATCCTACCTGAACCCTATCAGAAGCAATGAAACGGTGAGTCTTACGAGgtttttactcatttaattCCCTCACATTTATGTAGGTCTTACACAGTCACAGTCATAGTGTTATCAGAGGTTCCCTTTAAAACACTCATTCTAAAACAGCATCCCGATTATTACGTAAGGCACCTCTAACTGATCTCACTTCAGCCCTGCAGGATAACCTCCCACTTCCACCCACGGTTACATCACATAACCATCATGCTGCTGCCGCTGTTGTGAtcacatgatttaaaaaattctgttgCCATGGTGTTGTCATGCTGTGATGA
Proteins encoded in this region:
- the xk gene encoding membrane transport protein XK, translated to MRLPSSVLVSVSLFTAETTAALYLSSTYRSAGDQIWQCFTLLFTLVPSVLVQLTLIFIHRDLSRDRPLVLLLHILQLGPIIRCLDAFCIYGSAGKVEEPYVTITRKKQIPREGQTEEVEQEVGQAEGKLVTHRAAFARTSVIQAFLGSAPQLTLQLYICVLQKGVSIGRGTLMVISLLSIVYGALRCNILAIKIRYDDYEVSVRPLAYLCVFLWRGFEIATRVAVLVLFSSVLKVWVLPVVSANFILFFLHPWVLFWSSSSPFPENIEKTLTRVGTTIVLCMLTFLYAGINVFCWSAVQLRLDDPDLIDKGQAWRRLAVYYSLRFVENTGLTLMWYIHRTEFYQWVDAPVLEISLLLGYATAVFFMLLFYQFCHPCRQLFSSSPAQGFWECCGSLCLLRGTISQSGSMRTKPQGKDTGDDPPCGTKGDIGQSLCGAV